One Panicum virgatum strain AP13 chromosome 3N, P.virgatum_v5, whole genome shotgun sequence DNA segment encodes these proteins:
- the LOC120664101 gene encoding cysteine-rich receptor-like protein kinase 29 isoform X2: MCRCSRETTNRSSTPADEIKSTVGGLARVFNNSSCARFHASPRRQCRSGASQTQTISMLKRPFSASGKRSEMSRLVGEDMDIKLELLETITEKFSEALKVGGGGYGNVYRGVFDGQEVAVKKLHPLHGLDDKEFDNEFRNLREIRHPNVVRLLGYCYESRHKFVKHNGDLVRAQEIERALCFEYMQGGSLDKHISDESCDLDWPTCYKIIKGICEGLNHLHTAQERPIYHLDLKPANILLDKDMTAKIGDVGLSKLVASSETHKSEVLKGTQ; this comes from the exons ATGTGCCGATGTTCCCGCGAAACCACTAACAGATCGAGTACTCCCGCTGACGAAATCAAGTCAACGGTGGGTGGATTGGCACGAGTCTTTAACAACTCCTCTTGTGCTAGATTCCACGCTTCCCCAAGAAGGCAGTGCCGCAGTGGAGCTTCACAAACCCAGACCATATCCATGCTGAAAAGGCCCTTTTCTGCCTCAGGAAAAAGATCCGAGATGAGCCGCCTTGTGGGTGAGGACATGGACATTAAGCTCGAGTTGCTTGAAACTATTACAGAGAAATTTTCAGAGGCGCTAAAagttggcggcggcgggtatGGAAATGTTTATCGG GGCGTGTTTGATGGGCAAGAGGTTGCAGTGAAGAAGCTTCACCCACTTCATGGACTGGATGATAAGGAGTTTGACAACGAATTCCGTAATCTTAGGGAGATTCGCCATCCAAATGTTGTCCGGTTGCTCGGCTACTGCTATGAATCACGTCACAAGTTTGTTAAGCACAACGGGGATCTAGTTCGGGCTCAAGAAATTGAGCGAGCTCTCTGTTTCGAGTACATGCAAGGTGGAAGCCTCGACAAACACATTTCAG ATGAATCGTGTGACCTGGATTGGCCGACATGTTACAAAATTATTAAAGGGATCTGTGAGGGCTTGAACCACCTGCATACTGCACAGGAAAGACCCATTTACCATCTGGACTTGAAACCTGCAAATATATTGCTGGATAAGGACATGACGGCGAAAATCGGAGATGTTGGTCTGTCTAAACTGGTTGCTTCGTCAGAAACCCATAAATCGGAGGTTCTCAAAGGAACGCA GTAA
- the LOC120664101 gene encoding cysteine-rich receptor-like protein kinase 29 isoform X1, with product MCRCSRETTNRSSTPADEIKSTVGGLARVFNNSSCARFHASPRRQCRSGASQTQTISMLKRPFSASGKRSEMSRLVGEDMDIKLELLETITEKFSEALKVGGGGYGNVYRGVFDGQEVAVKKLHPLHGLDDKEFDNEFRNLREIRHPNVVRLLGYCYESRHKFVKHNGDLVRAQEIERALCFEYMQGGSLDKHISDESCDLDWPTCYKIIKGICEGLNHLHTAQERPIYHLDLKPANILLDKDMTAKIGDVGLSKLVASSETHKSEVLKGTQGYMPPEYINDRAVSKKVLRVQFGGYNYKNYGWKQRPS from the exons ATGTGCCGATGTTCCCGCGAAACCACTAACAGATCGAGTACTCCCGCTGACGAAATCAAGTCAACGGTGGGTGGATTGGCACGAGTCTTTAACAACTCCTCTTGTGCTAGATTCCACGCTTCCCCAAGAAGGCAGTGCCGCAGTGGAGCTTCACAAACCCAGACCATATCCATGCTGAAAAGGCCCTTTTCTGCCTCAGGAAAAAGATCCGAGATGAGCCGCCTTGTGGGTGAGGACATGGACATTAAGCTCGAGTTGCTTGAAACTATTACAGAGAAATTTTCAGAGGCGCTAAAagttggcggcggcgggtatGGAAATGTTTATCGG GGCGTGTTTGATGGGCAAGAGGTTGCAGTGAAGAAGCTTCACCCACTTCATGGACTGGATGATAAGGAGTTTGACAACGAATTCCGTAATCTTAGGGAGATTCGCCATCCAAATGTTGTCCGGTTGCTCGGCTACTGCTATGAATCACGTCACAAGTTTGTTAAGCACAACGGGGATCTAGTTCGGGCTCAAGAAATTGAGCGAGCTCTCTGTTTCGAGTACATGCAAGGTGGAAGCCTCGACAAACACATTTCAG ATGAATCGTGTGACCTGGATTGGCCGACATGTTACAAAATTATTAAAGGGATCTGTGAGGGCTTGAACCACCTGCATACTGCACAGGAAAGACCCATTTACCATCTGGACTTGAAACCTGCAAATATATTGCTGGATAAGGACATGACGGCGAAAATCGGAGATGTTGGTCTGTCTAAACTGGTTGCTTCGTCAGAAACCCATAAATCGGAGGTTCTCAAAGGAACGCA AGGTTACATGCCACCCGAATACATAAACGATCGAGCTGTATCAAAAAAAGTTTTACGTGTTCAGTTTGGGGGttataattataaaaattatGGCTGGAAACAGAGGCCGTCGTGA